The DNA window GGCCGCAAGGAGATCCTCCAGGTCCACACGCGGAACATGCCGCTGACCGACGGGGTCGACTTAGACGAGTACGCCGAGAACACCCACGGCCTCGTCGGGGCCGACTTAGAGTCGCTCGCGAAGGAGTCCGCGATGCACGCGCTGCGGCGCATCCGCCCGGAGATCGACCTCGAGAGCGACGAGATCGACGCCGACGTGCTGAACAACATCCAGGTGACCGAGGCGGACTTCAAGGAGGCGATGAAGGGCATCGAGCCCTCCGCGCTCCGCGAGGTGTTCGTCGAGGTCCCGGACGTCAGTTGGGACCAGGTCGGCGGGCTCGAAGACACCAAAGAGCGGCTCCGCGAGACGATCCAGTGGCCGCTGGAGTACCCCGAGGTGTTCGAGGAGCT is part of the Haloferax sp. Atlit-12N genome and encodes:
- a CDS encoding AAA family ATPase, translating into GLEERGEVVVIGATNRVDAIDQALRRGGRFDREIEVGVPDRDGRKEILQVHTRNMPLTDGVDLDEYAENTHGLVGADLESLAKESAMHALRRIRPEIDLESDEIDADVLNNIQVTEADFKEAMKGIEPSALREVFVEVPDVSWDQVGGLEDTKERLRETIQWPLEYPEVFEEL